TTTCGCCACCGCGACCCGGACTCTGGTATGGACGACCCTCTCGACCGGCTGGCGGACGCGATCCTCGACGGAAAGGAGACGGTCGTGCTCACCGGCGCCGGGGTGAGCACCGCCTCCGGCATCCCCGACTTCCGGGGCGAGGGCGGCATCTGGGGCCGGGAGTTCGATCCAGCCTCCTTCCACCGACGCCGCTTCGATCGCGATCCGGAGGGGTTCTGGGACGACCGCCTCAGACTCCACGAGCGTCTCTTTCCCGAGGAGGTCGCGCCGAACGCCGCGCACGAAGCGCTCGCGACCCTCGAATCGAACGGGCACCTCGACGCCGTGATCACGCAGAACACCGACGGGCTGCACGCTGCGGCCGGGTCGGGCACCGTAATCGAACTCCACGGGAACGCCGCGCGGGTCGTCTGTGAGTCCTGTGGGGATCGCTCGTCCGCCGACGAGGCCTTCGAGTGCGTCCGAGCGGGCGGGTCGCCTCCCACCTGTCCCTGTGGCGGCGTCCACAAACCCGACGTGGTGCTCTTCGGGGAGTCCCTGCCGCGGGAGGCGATCGAACGGGCACGGGGATACGCGACCGACTGCGACGTCTTCCTCGCGATCGGCTCCTCGTTGACCGTCGAACCCGCGGCCTCGCTGCCCCGGATCGCCTCGCGGAACGGCGCGTTCTGTGCGGTCGTCAACCTCGAACGGACCCCGATGAGCGGCCGGGCCGACCTCGACCTCCGGGCGGACGTCACCGAGGTGCTCCCGGCGCTCTCCGCGGGGCTCCGGTGACCGGTACCGACCGCTTTTTATCCGGGCGACGGGAACGGGCGGGCAATGGCCCGATCGGTCGTTCCCGTGGACGTTCCGCGCGAACGCTTTCGCTTCTCTCACCTCCCGGAGAGCGAGCAGTCCTTCGAGAACGCGCTCGCGAAGGCCCGGTCGGGCGAGCGGCTCGACGTCGAGGACGGGGTCGCGCTGCTCACCACGGGGACCGGGTTCGACGGGATCGACGTCGAGCGAAAGGAGGCGGTGCTCGAGGTCGCGGACACCCGACGCGCGGAGACGGTCGGCGACGAGGTCACGTTCGTCGCGAACCTGAACAACAACGTCACGACCGCCTGCGACACGGGCTGTCTCTTCTGTAACTTCAAGGACACGGCGAGCTACTTCGAGACGGACTCGGAGACGGACCACGACGGCTTCACGAAGACGCCCGCGGAGTCGCGCGAGATCGTCGAGGACGCTCTCGATCTCGGGATCTACGAGGTCTGTTCGGTCTCGGGACTGCACCCCGCGCTCTCGCTCGACGGGGAACACAGGGAGCTGCTCGCCGCTCGCGGGCCGGATCCGACGATCCACTCCAAACCGCCAGAGCGGTACGCGACCGATCCGGGGACCTACTGCGAGCAGATCGAGGCGATGAGCGTCGACGAGGTGCACGTCCACTCGATGACGCCCGAGGAGGCCGCCCACGCGAGGCGGGGCACGGAGTGGAGCTACGAGGAGGTCTTCCGACGGCTGAAACGCGCCGGGCTCGACTCCGTACCGGGGACCGCCGCGGAGATCCTCGTCGACGAGGTACGCGAGGTGATCTGTCCGACGAAGATCAGCTCGCGAGAGTGGATCGAGGCGATGGAGGCGGCCGCGGCGGTCGGCCTCGACACCACGGCGACGATCATGTACGGCCACGTCGAGAACGAACGCCACCGGGTCGTACACCTCGACCGGATCAGGGAGCTCCAGGACCGAACGGGCGCGATCACCGAGTTCGTCCCGCTCTCGTTCGTCCACGAGAACACACCACTCTACCGGCGAGGACTGGTCGACGGCGGGGCGAGCCACCACGAGGACGAACTGCTGATCTCGGTCTCCCGGCTCTACCTCGACAACGTCGAGAACGTCCAGTCGAGCTGGGTGAAGTACGGCGACAACGGTGGGCTCAGGATGCTCACCTGCGGCGCAAACGACTACATGGGGACGATCCTCTCCGAAGAGATCACGAAGCGCGCCGGCGGTGCCCACGGCGAGTTCCGCTCCTTTACCGACTACGTCGAGGCGATCACGTCGATCGGGCGAACTCCGGTCGAGCGCTCGACGGACTACCGGACGAGGCGCCGGATCGACGTGGATAGCCCGCCGTTCGGACCGACGCTCGGCCCGCGCGCCGACGGCACGCCGATGGTTCCCGATCCCCAGGTATAGATTTTAGCTACGCTCGTTGCAGGTCTATGGAGGCGAACCGATATCACCGGTCCCTGGGTGCCGGTATCGGCAGAACGGACCGAATATATATTTTTTCAGTTATTTATTGTATTGCAGGCAATCAGGATTTGTTCCTCTGTGCTGTCAGTGTCACCCGCACCGGTACGACGGTGTGATCCGTTATGACACGAGACAACGAAGCAGACGACTCGACGCGACGAACCGTGCTGAAAACGCTCGCGGCCGCCGGGGTAGCCGGCACCGGTATCGCGGGGGCGAGCGGCTCGGCTGCAGCGCAGGGCCAGCGGAGCGGGAGTTACCGTAACCGGCTTCGGTTCGAGGGTCCAGTCGTTACGGACGAAGACGGGTTTGACGACGATCAACGTGGGGAGGTCCTCGACACGTGGACGGGCGAGTTCGTTGAGGACAATCCGCTCGGTGCGGACGAGGGTGCAGATGGAACGTTCGACGGCAGGCTGGACATCACCGGTCTCGATGTAGTCGGCGAGGACGAGATCGACTTCGACGAGGAAGTCATCGATCCCGCCGACGATGATGACACGACCGGACTCTACCTGGTAGCGAGCGGTCGGCTGCAGGGTCGACTCTCGGAGAACCCCACGACCCAGATCAACGAGACCTTCGACATCGTCATCGGTCTGTTGGAGGAGGTCATCCAACTTCTGGAGGACCTCCTCGAAGGGCTCGTTGGGGATGACAACGGTCTCCTCGACCCGGAGGAAGGCGAGTGTCCGATCCTCACCCTCGATGTCGGTCCGATCTTCCTCGACCTCCTCGGACTGCAGGTCGACCTGTCGCGAATCGAACTCGACATCACGGCCGTCGCCGGCGAGGGGAACCTGCTGGGGAACCTGCTCTGTGCGGTCGCAAATCTCCTCAACTAAACGGGCGTTTGACCCCCAATCTGCTTTTTCGTGTGCATTGGACCGCCACAGAAGACCTATTCCCGATAGCGCCCCGCACTCCCACTGATGATGAACACCACCCACGGGGCCGTCGGCGCGGCGATGGCGTCCGTGGTGGTCCTCCTCTCTCCCGCCTTCGCGACGGCTGCGGCGGTCGGCGCGATCGCGGGGAGCCTCCTCCCCGACGTCGACCTCTTCGTCGGCGAGCACCGCCGGACGCTTCACTACCCCGTCCTCGGGTGGTCCGTCGCGCTCCCGGCACTCGGGTTGGCCGCGCTCGTCCCCTCCCCCGCGAGCGTTGTGATCGGGTTCTTCCTCCTCGGCCTCGCGGTGCACTCGACGATGGACGCCTTCGGCGCCGGAACCGAGGTCCGACCGTGGGAGGCGACCTCGGACCGAGGGGTCTACGCCCACGTGCCCGGGACCTGGCTCCGCGCGCGGCGGTGGGTCCGTTACGACGGCGCGCCCGAAGACCTCGCGCTCTGTGCGCTCGCCTCGCTCCCGGCCGTTCTGCTCTTCGACGGGGTGATCCGCTGGCTCGTCCTCGGCGGTCTCCTGCTCTCGGTCCCCTACACAGTGTTCAGGAAACGGATCCCGGAGATCGAAGCCCGGCTCCTGGAATGAGCGTGCCTATACCTCGGCCGAACCCGAGTGTGACGTGTGAACCACCTCGTTCCCGCGGGCGAGGGACGCTGGCATCTCCCCCGGCACGCCCAGATCGTCGTCTACGACCGTCGGGAGCGCGAACTCCTCACGGTCTACGACTGCGCCGCCACCCAGAAGCCGCCCTCCGCACAGCTGCTGGGGTACCTCGTCCGGACCGACGCCGCAGCCGAGATGGAGCGGACTCCCACGGGCTACGTCGTCAAACTTCGTGAATCGGCGGTGCTCGAGTCCCAGGGTGCAGATCACTTTCGCATCACGGGACGGTGACTCGTATGAACTGCTGTAGATCCGTACCGATCAGACCGGTAAAAAGTCACAGCAGTCCGTATCAGGCGACGAGCGTCGCCTCGCCCGCGAGCACCCGGCGGTACCGTTCACCGCCGTCGTTCTCGGTACGAATAGCCCGTTCGATCCGACCGGAGAGCCAACGGTCGTCGGTCGCCGTTCCGCCGAGTTCCTCGGGAACGAACCGGTCGTAGACCGGCAGCCGCTCGCGCAGGGGGACGCCGGCCTCGTCGGCCAGCCGTTCGAGCTTCCGCAGCGCAGGCCACCGGTACTCGGGGTTGATGTGGTCGTCGGTGATCGGCGAGACCCCGCCGAGGTCGTCGATCCCGCAGTCGAGGAGGTCCGCTACCGAGGCGAGGTTCGGCGGCGCCTGCACGGAGACCGACTCGGGGAGGACGTATCGTGCCATCGCGACCGCATCGCGGATCGTCTCGAGCTCCGGTGACCCGCCCCGCCAGCGGTCGTTCTCCACCACCGGCTGGACGATCACCTCCTGGATATGCCCGTACCGTTCGTTCAACTCTCGGATCGCGAGCAGGCTCTCGGCTCTGTCCCTCCGCCCCTCGCCGATCCCCACGAGGATCCCGGTGGTGAACGGCATCGCGAGTTCGCCCGCCGTGCGGATCGTCGCGAGGCGCTGTCCGGGGGTTTTCCTTCGTGGACCGGCGTGAGCTGCCACGTCGGCAGTCGTCTCGAGCATCACGCCCATGCTCGCGTTCACGTCGGCGACGAGCGCCATCTGCTCTCGGGTCTGGTCGCCCGGGTTCGAGTGCGGGAGTAGCCCCTCACTGAGCGCGATCTCGCACGCCTCGCGCAGATAGGAGTGGATCGAGTCGTGGCTCCACGTCGAGAGCCGTCGGTCGATCTCCTCGTACCGGTCGTCGGGGTCGTCACCGAACGTAAAGAGCGCCTCCGTACAGCCGGTCTCCGCGCCCCGGCGACAGATCTCGCGGACCTCCTCCGGTGAGAGCAGGCTCGCCTCGCCCGGTGGGTCGAAGTACGTACAGTAGGTGCAGGTGTAGCGGCAGGCGGTCGTCAG
This region of Halalkalicoccus sp. CGA53 genomic DNA includes:
- the cofG gene encoding 7,8-didemethyl-8-hydroxy-5-deazariboflavin synthase subunit CofG, producing the protein MIPGAAEYGVDLSLSERAIRRALSVTPEDVEPADGLTVAKNVFVPLTTACRYTCTYCTYFDPPGEASLLSPEEVREICRRGAETGCTEALFTFGDDPDDRYEEIDRRLSTWSHDSIHSYLREACEIALSEGLLPHSNPGDQTREQMALVADVNASMGVMLETTADVAAHAGPRRKTPGQRLATIRTAGELAMPFTTGILVGIGEGRRDRAESLLAIRELNERYGHIQEVIVQPVVENDRWRGGSPELETIRDAVAMARYVLPESVSVQAPPNLASVADLLDCGIDDLGGVSPITDDHINPEYRWPALRKLERLADEAGVPLRERLPVYDRFVPEELGGTATDDRWLSGRIERAIRTENDGGERYRRVLAGEATLVA
- the cofH gene encoding 7,8-didemethyl-8-hydroxy-5-deazariboflavin synthase subunit CofH, with the translated sequence MARSVVPVDVPRERFRFSHLPESEQSFENALAKARSGERLDVEDGVALLTTGTGFDGIDVERKEAVLEVADTRRAETVGDEVTFVANLNNNVTTACDTGCLFCNFKDTASYFETDSETDHDGFTKTPAESREIVEDALDLGIYEVCSVSGLHPALSLDGEHRELLAARGPDPTIHSKPPERYATDPGTYCEQIEAMSVDEVHVHSMTPEEAAHARRGTEWSYEEVFRRLKRAGLDSVPGTAAEILVDEVREVICPTKISSREWIEAMEAAAAVGLDTTATIMYGHVENERHRVVHLDRIRELQDRTGAITEFVPLSFVHENTPLYRRGLVDGGASHHEDELLISVSRLYLDNVENVQSSWVKYGDNGGLRMLTCGANDYMGTILSEEITKRAGGAHGEFRSFTDYVEAITSIGRTPVERSTDYRTRRRIDVDSPPFGPTLGPRADGTPMVPDPQV
- a CDS encoding metal-dependent hydrolase, with translation MNTTHGAVGAAMASVVVLLSPAFATAAAVGAIAGSLLPDVDLFVGEHRRTLHYPVLGWSVALPALGLAALVPSPASVVIGFFLLGLAVHSTMDAFGAGTEVRPWEATSDRGVYAHVPGTWLRARRWVRYDGAPEDLALCALASLPAVLLFDGVIRWLVLGGLLLSVPYTVFRKRIPEIEARLLE
- a CDS encoding NAD-dependent deacylase, whose amino-acid sequence is MDDPLDRLADAILDGKETVVLTGAGVSTASGIPDFRGEGGIWGREFDPASFHRRRFDRDPEGFWDDRLRLHERLFPEEVAPNAAHEALATLESNGHLDAVITQNTDGLHAAAGSGTVIELHGNAARVVCESCGDRSSADEAFECVRAGGSPPTCPCGGVHKPDVVLFGESLPREAIERARGYATDCDVFLAIGSSLTVEPAASLPRIASRNGAFCAVVNLERTPMSGRADLDLRADVTEVLPALSAGLR